The Mucilaginibacter terrae region GGAAACGTTAAGTTTTTTGTTTAGTTTTTTTATCCTGCAACCCTGCTTAATGCCCCGGCACCCTGCGCCGGGGCATTTTTTTGTCCGGTAGTCAGAAGAATACCCGCATATTGGTACGAAGTCAGAGACTTCGTACAGCGGAACATTGGAGAGCGGGAAATTTATAATGTATTTTCATAGATACTTATATAATGTTCAACTGGGTAAGCTGTACCTGTAACAAACCGTTCACCTGTTACTTTATTAACAATGACTGGCGCATTGCCAGCCAGCATGCTTGAAAAATTATTAGTTTGTAAAAACTCATTACTTTGATAAAAGAATACATAATAATCATCTGCTTCAATGGTATCGCTATCTAAAATAACGATACTATCGTTTATCATTTGGTACTCTGCATTTAGGTCGGCCTCCAATGCAGATTGCAATTCCTTTTTTGTTAGCATACGGGTTTTTTGTACAGTAAAAATACAAATTCTATAACAAACGATTAAGGCAGAGTGCAGCGGGGGCATTTGCTTTTTGTAGTTTTTTTGTCGCCTCCCAGCTTCGGGGTGAAAGCTGGGCAGCACCGATGGCCTGTGCGGTAGGAAAGGGCCTCTTAGATTTTGCTGAAGCTTGGGAAATGTGCGA contains the following coding sequences:
- a CDS encoding YrhB domain-containing protein is translated as MKEPKSSLLPMLRFRTCLALQSQAAPRAFHLLPHFVRTFPKLQQNLRGPFLPHRPSVLPSFHPEAGRRQKNYKKQMPPLHSALIVCYRICIFTVQKTRMLTKKELQSALEADLNAEYQMINDSIVILDSDTIEADDYYVFFYQSNEFLQTNNFSSMLAGNAPVIVNKVTGERFVTGTAYPVEHYISIYENTL